One window from the genome of Vibrio sp. VB16 encodes:
- a CDS encoding ferredoxin reductase family protein produces MLKFTALLTFLWLPALLVGYDKFGDFFFWRSQLTMYTGILSLGYMSLAVLLAARFSWVESKVKGLDKGYALHKTLGIGATIALILHWATVKSAHWLIDAQLIAMPDRGPRPELEGINWHGIAEQVGDVSFKVFLIFSLISLVQAISYKKFKFTHKLGGILVLAGVFHSMMLLNWDIASIPMNSAITALSVIGVWCSLMSLFGRIGSTNKVKGKISQVTKFAIVEQSASVTRFTIQLDNAIHYKEGQFAYLDFHDGEAPHPFSILDYDKDNRLVSFGVKDLGDYTHQLVNKLEPGQAVTIEGSYGRFQMSGHEHQVWVGAGIGIVPFISRLYWLKRKADTTQPSLKKIELFYCVNSKKEAFFEHEIIKILNHLDFIELHLLDAKKGEMLDGEQIAKIMVGKTYDVSFCGPKAFAQNLQQYLASRGLPEERFHKEIFKMR; encoded by the coding sequence ATGCTTAAATTCACAGCTCTACTTACCTTTCTTTGGCTACCAGCCTTGCTTGTCGGCTACGACAAATTTGGTGATTTTTTCTTCTGGCGATCGCAATTAACTATGTATACCGGGATACTGAGTCTGGGCTATATGAGCCTGGCCGTGCTGCTTGCTGCACGTTTTAGTTGGGTTGAATCTAAGGTAAAAGGATTAGATAAGGGCTACGCGCTGCATAAAACATTAGGCATAGGCGCTACGATTGCGTTAATTTTACATTGGGCTACCGTAAAAAGTGCTCACTGGCTTATTGATGCTCAACTAATAGCAATGCCAGACCGCGGCCCACGACCAGAATTAGAAGGCATTAACTGGCACGGAATTGCAGAACAAGTCGGTGATGTTTCGTTTAAAGTCTTCTTAATATTTAGCCTGATTTCCTTAGTACAAGCCATAAGCTATAAAAAATTTAAATTTACTCACAAACTGGGTGGCATACTGGTTCTTGCTGGTGTATTCCACTCTATGATGTTACTCAACTGGGACATCGCTTCTATCCCAATGAACAGTGCTATTACGGCTTTATCGGTTATCGGTGTGTGGTGTTCCTTGATGTCGCTTTTCGGCAGAATTGGGAGCACAAATAAAGTGAAAGGTAAAATCTCACAGGTCACCAAATTCGCTATTGTTGAACAGAGTGCTTCTGTCACTCGTTTCACCATACAACTTGATAATGCAATCCACTATAAAGAAGGTCAGTTCGCTTACTTAGATTTCCACGATGGCGAAGCGCCCCACCCATTCTCTATTTTAGATTATGATAAGGACAACCGACTCGTTTCATTTGGTGTCAAAGACCTTGGGGACTACACTCATCAACTCGTCAATAAATTGGAACCCGGCCAAGCCGTGACAATTGAAGGCAGCTATGGCCGCTTCCAGATGTCAGGTCATGAACATCAAGTTTGGGTCGGTGCTGGTATTGGTATTGTGCCGTTTATTTCTCGCTTATATTGGCTAAAACGCAAAGCGGATACAACTCAACCATCTCTCAAAAAAATTGAACTCTTTTATTGTGTTAATAGTAAAAAAGAAGCTTTTTTTGAACATGAAATAATTAAAATACTAAATCATCTAGATTTCATTGAGCTACACCTTTTAGATGCAAAAAAAGGTGAGATGTTAGATGGAGAGCAGATTGCGAAAATAATGGTAGGAAAAACATACGATGTTAGCTTTTGTGGCCCGAAAGCGTTTGCTCAAAATCTGCAACAATACTTAGCGTCGAGGGGATTACCAGAGGAAAGATTTCATAAAGAGATTTTTAAGATGAGATAG
- the ulaR gene encoding HTH-type transcriptional regulator UlaR: protein MNEVQRHNGILSLLDDKHAIKVSTIIDTFNVSPATARRDLSKLDDLGKLRKVRNGAERIEKLKKVWSPLGPDNTEHYGEKTRIAAAAAGLCDRGDSVVINCGSTAFMLGQELCGEDIKIITNYFPLASYLIEQDHDCVIITGGQYNKSKNIFLNPTPELTGTYAGNWMFTSGKGFTEQGLYKTDMLTAVAEQQMLEQVGKLVVVVDSSKIGQRSGMLFCTTSKIDILITGKDADQTVIAALREKGIEVILV from the coding sequence ATGAACGAAGTACAACGACACAATGGCATTCTTTCTTTACTTGATGACAAACACGCCATCAAAGTAAGCACTATTATTGATACTTTTAATGTTTCTCCAGCAACAGCAAGAAGAGATCTCTCTAAGCTTGATGATTTGGGAAAATTAAGAAAAGTTCGTAACGGGGCTGAACGTATAGAAAAGCTTAAGAAAGTTTGGTCACCATTAGGTCCTGACAATACTGAGCATTATGGTGAAAAGACGAGAATCGCTGCTGCTGCTGCTGGTTTATGTGATAGAGGTGATAGTGTCGTTATCAACTGTGGCTCAACTGCATTTATGTTGGGACAAGAGTTGTGCGGTGAAGACATCAAAATCATTACCAACTACTTTCCGTTAGCAAGCTACTTGATTGAACAAGACCACGACTGCGTCATCATTACGGGTGGTCAATACAATAAATCTAAAAATATCTTCTTAAATCCAACACCTGAATTAACAGGAACGTACGCTGGGAACTGGATGTTTACCAGTGGTAAAGGCTTTACCGAACAAGGCCTTTATAAAACAGATATGCTCACAGCGGTCGCTGAACAGCAGATGTTGGAACAAGTCGGTAAATTGGTTGTGGTGGTAGACAGTTCTAAAATTGGACAGCGCTCGGGCATGTTATTTTGCACCACATCCAAGATAGATATCCTAATCACAGGCAAAGATGCTGATCAAACTGTTATCGCAGCACTGCGAGAAAAAGGCATCGAAGTCATTCTAGTTTAA
- a CDS encoding ABC transporter substrate-binding protein, producing MRTKLKGIFLTSLLASSSFLAQSEEVSVVHFWVTGSESKALEVIINNVKEQGYDWKDISGNNRSTAMSLYNNMRAADQAVDAVIWQPGPGLFEMVDANQVRNLDDIAKAEKWDNVFYSSVQELSKYKGSYYSIPTNIHGANWMFYSMDVLSESGVEVPTTWSEFLEAAPKIKAAGFTPLALGGEAWQERILFMSIALGEGGKTWFEDVFLKGNIEKLDSLTGKRVITMFRELNKFVDAGSPGRNWNDTTGLLIQDKAAFQFMGDWAKGEFAASDQKIGSDYGCRVAPGYEALMVQVDNFIAPSSGNIDAQNAFIKAATSAKSQEEFSVHKGSLPIRKDADVSHLDECVSYAFDLLGDSNKQSLNPTQVMSPDAMGGLMDAITNFWNNKNISNEDGIASIIDAVEMAK from the coding sequence ATGCGCACAAAACTTAAAGGAATATTTCTTACATCACTATTGGCAAGCAGCTCCTTTTTAGCACAGAGTGAGGAAGTGTCAGTGGTTCACTTTTGGGTTACAGGCAGTGAATCCAAAGCCCTTGAAGTGATAATTAATAATGTAAAAGAGCAAGGATACGATTGGAAGGATATTTCAGGGAATAACCGAAGCACTGCAATGTCACTTTACAATAACATGCGAGCGGCAGACCAAGCAGTAGATGCAGTTATCTGGCAGCCAGGACCAGGATTGTTTGAGATGGTAGATGCCAATCAAGTTCGAAACTTAGATGATATTGCTAAAGCTGAAAAATGGGATAATGTTTTCTATTCATCCGTTCAAGAGCTTAGTAAGTATAAAGGCTCGTACTACTCTATCCCAACCAACATTCATGGCGCTAACTGGATGTTCTATTCTATGGATGTGCTAAGCGAATCCGGTGTTGAAGTCCCAACAACGTGGAGCGAATTCCTAGAGGCAGCCCCCAAAATTAAAGCGGCTGGTTTTACGCCTTTGGCACTTGGTGGAGAAGCGTGGCAAGAGCGCATTTTATTTATGTCAATCGCACTTGGAGAAGGTGGTAAGACTTGGTTTGAAGATGTTTTCCTTAAGGGTAATATTGAGAAGTTAGATAGTCTTACGGGTAAACGCGTGATAACAATGTTCAGAGAACTGAATAAATTCGTTGATGCAGGATCTCCGGGACGAAATTGGAATGATACCACTGGATTGCTTATCCAAGATAAAGCAGCATTCCAGTTTATGGGGGATTGGGCGAAGGGCGAATTTGCGGCCTCGGATCAAAAAATTGGCTCAGATTATGGCTGTAGAGTTGCACCGGGTTATGAGGCGTTGATGGTTCAAGTGGATAACTTCATTGCGCCAAGCAGCGGTAATATCGATGCGCAAAATGCATTCATCAAAGCAGCAACTTCAGCTAAATCTCAAGAGGAATTTAGTGTTCACAAAGGTTCACTCCCTATACGTAAAGATGCGGATGTTTCTCATCTAGACGAATGTGTGAGTTATGCCTTCGATTTACTAGGCGATTCAAATAAGCAATCTCTTAACCCTACTCAGGTTATGTCACCTGATGCTATGGGTGGTTTGATGGATGCAATCACTAATTTCTGGAATAACAAAAACATCTCAAACGAAGATGGTATCGCGTCAATTATTGATGCAGTAGAAATGGCGAAATAA
- a CDS encoding ABC transporter ATP-binding protein — translation MATIEIKNIDKIYDGKVHVLKNVSYKIESGEFTVLLGPSGCGKSTLLNIIAGLEEIEGGSVYIDGKDVTDLAPKDRDIAMVFQSYALYPTKSVRGNMEFGLKMAGVPKDERDKKVLEVASLLQITNLLDRKPSQLSGGQRQRVAIGRALVRDAKVFLFDEPLSNLDAKLRAEMRSEIKMLHEKLGKTMVYVTHDQVEAMTMGSKIVVMNEGVIQQADTSKKVYSEPVNLFVAGFLGSPPMNKLEGYFTKEDGESYFVLNGSKELKVGLSNYSFTTEPVLNAPLVLGIRPENINDLQVIDCPQEFEVDIQLVEPLGYSVLLKGAIQGNNIISRVSYDFFEKIEGKKCISLAFDKKKLLVFNPTSGALL, via the coding sequence ATGGCAACTATTGAAATTAAAAACATTGACAAAATTTATGACGGCAAGGTCCATGTACTGAAGAACGTTAGTTATAAGATTGAATCGGGTGAATTTACTGTGCTGCTAGGTCCATCTGGTTGCGGAAAATCTACACTTCTCAACATTATTGCGGGTCTTGAAGAAATTGAAGGTGGAAGTGTTTATATCGATGGTAAAGATGTAACAGATCTTGCACCAAAAGACCGAGATATCGCAATGGTGTTCCAATCATATGCGCTTTATCCAACCAAATCTGTTCGTGGAAATATGGAGTTTGGTTTGAAGATGGCAGGTGTTCCTAAGGATGAACGAGATAAGAAAGTTTTAGAGGTTGCTTCATTACTTCAAATTACCAATCTCTTAGATCGAAAACCATCGCAACTATCTGGAGGCCAACGTCAACGTGTTGCAATTGGAAGGGCATTGGTAAGAGATGCAAAAGTTTTCTTGTTTGATGAACCGTTGTCAAATCTTGATGCAAAGCTGCGAGCTGAAATGCGCAGTGAGATTAAGATGTTGCATGAAAAACTCGGAAAAACAATGGTTTATGTTACTCATGACCAGGTGGAAGCAATGACGATGGGTTCTAAAATTGTAGTAATGAACGAAGGTGTTATACAGCAGGCTGACACGTCAAAGAAAGTCTACAGTGAACCGGTAAACTTATTTGTGGCGGGTTTTTTAGGTTCCCCTCCAATGAATAAACTTGAAGGGTATTTCACCAAAGAAGATGGCGAATCGTACTTTGTTCTAAATGGTAGTAAAGAACTCAAAGTAGGCCTTTCAAATTATTCATTTACTACTGAACCCGTGTTGAATGCCCCTTTGGTCTTAGGTATTAGGCCCGAGAATATCAATGACTTGCAAGTTATTGATTGTCCGCAAGAGTTTGAAGTGGATATCCAGTTGGTCGAACCATTGGGATACAGCGTACTTCTGAAGGGTGCTATCCAGGGCAATAATATTATTTCTAGAGTCTCTTACGATTTCTTCGAAAAAATAGAAGGTAAAAAGTGTATATCGCTGGCCTTCGATAAGAAGAAATTGTTGGTGTTTAACCCAACTAGCGGCGCTCTACTGTAA
- a CDS encoding carbohydrate ABC transporter permease, protein MDAIVVAPRNKKKKFGVERIVVYFFLVIFALYFLVPLYIMLVTSLKDMSEIRAGNILALPKEITFYAWDKAWNSSCSGAVCEGISVGFWNSVKIVVPSTIISVLLAAITGYALALWKVRWGNMLLSALMLGAFVPYQILLYPLVKLMAFAGLYGSLPGVILVHVLFGLPIHTLIFRNYYMSLPSDLMKAALIDTGDFFRIFFHIILPMSSSILIVSTILQVTAIWNDYLIGLTFAGLDNLPMTVMLNNIVNSTFGVKEYNVDMAVTMITAMLPLVVYFGSGKFFVRGITNGAVKG, encoded by the coding sequence ATGGATGCTATTGTTGTTGCACCACGAAACAAAAAGAAGAAATTTGGTGTTGAGCGCATAGTCGTTTACTTCTTTTTAGTGATATTTGCCTTATATTTCCTCGTTCCACTTTATATCATGCTTGTTACTTCGTTAAAGGATATGAGTGAGATTCGAGCAGGAAATATACTGGCACTACCTAAAGAAATAACGTTTTATGCTTGGGATAAAGCATGGAACAGTTCTTGTTCTGGAGCGGTATGTGAAGGCATCTCTGTAGGTTTTTGGAATTCAGTGAAAATCGTCGTTCCGTCAACAATTATCTCAGTTTTGCTTGCCGCCATTACTGGGTATGCACTTGCTTTGTGGAAGGTTCGCTGGGGAAATATGCTGCTTTCAGCATTAATGCTTGGTGCATTTGTGCCTTACCAAATTCTTCTATATCCATTGGTAAAATTGATGGCATTTGCTGGGCTATACGGTTCATTGCCCGGGGTTATCTTAGTTCACGTTTTATTTGGATTGCCGATTCATACACTTATTTTCAGAAATTATTACATGAGCTTACCAAGTGACTTAATGAAGGCCGCCTTAATTGATACAGGTGATTTTTTCAGAATTTTCTTCCACATAATACTTCCGATGTCTTCGAGCATCTTGATTGTAAGTACGATTCTTCAGGTGACGGCGATTTGGAATGATTACTTGATAGGGCTGACATTTGCAGGACTCGATAACCTACCAATGACAGTAATGCTCAATAATATTGTGAATTCAACATTTGGTGTAAAAGAATATAACGTTGATATGGCCGTTACGATGATTACGGCGATGCTTCCTCTAGTTGTGTATTTCGGCTCAGGCAAATTCTTTGTCCGTGGAATCACTAACGGTGCAGTAAAAGGTTAA
- a CDS encoding enolase C-terminal domain-like protein: protein MKPTIITSIEVVLTKPKEHNLVAVKVHTDSGVYGLGCATFQQRPYAVKTVIEEYLVPLLVGRDANNINDLWNVMMVNAYWRNGPVLNNAMSGIDMALWDIKGKLAGMPLYQLLGGKSKDAIPVYRHADGSTIQEVEQNVRQYMKEGYRYVRCQMGLYGGKEAVPHLTKDPTPGAYYDQEIYMESVITLFEHLRETIGYGVHLLHDVHERLTPIQAVDFVKRMEKFRPFFIEDPLPPHQLEWLEMIRGQSSTPIAIGELFNNPMEWKSIVAKRQLDYIRVHISQIGGITPAIKLAAYCEAHGVRLAWHGPQDMTPIGHSVNLHLNIAFANSAIQEWDAPNENIRNVFPGTIETENGYLYASDSPGIGVDLDVELAKTFEMDRSVQEWTQSRLPSGVIHTP from the coding sequence ATGAAGCCGACAATTATAACTAGCATAGAAGTGGTTTTGACCAAACCAAAAGAACATAATTTAGTCGCAGTAAAAGTACACACGGATAGTGGTGTATATGGATTAGGATGCGCGACTTTCCAACAAAGACCGTATGCAGTCAAAACGGTAATTGAAGAATATTTAGTGCCGCTTTTAGTTGGCAGGGATGCGAATAATATAAACGATCTATGGAATGTAATGATGGTTAATGCGTATTGGCGAAACGGCCCAGTGCTCAACAATGCGATGAGTGGTATCGATATGGCGCTCTGGGATATCAAAGGCAAGCTTGCTGGTATGCCTCTTTATCAACTTCTTGGCGGGAAATCTAAGGACGCGATTCCGGTTTATAGGCATGCGGATGGATCGACGATTCAAGAAGTTGAACAAAACGTTCGCCAATATATGAAAGAAGGTTATCGTTATGTTCGTTGCCAAATGGGTTTATATGGCGGTAAAGAAGCGGTCCCGCATTTGACCAAAGATCCCACTCCTGGTGCATATTATGATCAAGAAATCTATATGGAGAGTGTGATCACGTTATTTGAACACCTTAGAGAAACCATTGGTTATGGTGTTCATTTGCTGCATGATGTTCATGAACGACTGACTCCTATACAAGCGGTCGATTTTGTGAAAAGAATGGAAAAATTCAGACCATTTTTCATTGAAGACCCTCTACCGCCGCATCAATTGGAATGGTTGGAAATGATTCGCGGTCAGTCATCTACCCCTATTGCAATCGGTGAACTATTTAATAATCCTATGGAGTGGAAAAGTATTGTCGCAAAAAGGCAACTCGACTATATCCGTGTCCATATAAGTCAAATAGGTGGGATTACTCCAGCGATAAAATTAGCGGCATATTGCGAAGCGCATGGTGTTAGACTCGCATGGCATGGTCCTCAAGATATGACTCCGATTGGCCATAGTGTAAATTTACATTTGAATATAGCTTTCGCGAACTCAGCTATTCAAGAATGGGATGCACCTAATGAGAATATTCGTAATGTATTTCCAGGTACAATAGAAACCGAAAACGGATACCTTTATGCATCAGATTCTCCGGGTATAGGGGTTGATCTAGACGTTGAACTAGCCAAAACGTTTGAAATGGACCGTTCGGTTCAAGAATGGACACAATCGCGTCTACCAAGTGGCGTAATCCATACACCATAA
- a CDS encoding LacI family DNA-binding transcriptional regulator produces MTKPVTLKEIAQKTGLSVATVGRVFASPEKVKKSTIDAVTLISEQLNYRPNLAGKSLRTGKSYEIAMMLPFDRKDSASAMGAGQYNLISSFMSNLSNSGYSLKLLPYTNKHEAKQLFDDYLRNNTPDAFVVTQLEPLDERVNRLEQLNIPFITFGKSNTERPHNYFDYDNFLFAYQATRNALDNGAKKVILLTLNDNYIHYLLQISGYEDALKTYDSEVESCIVRVDANDDSSTLANIEVVLDSADTVITVSPHLVYLTKKAAKNKGIVIGRNLSIVCSSASPSLLQMLEIPITCYYQDFAKAGSILSESALQLSNNKNSDIISILEPYEVIDIHG; encoded by the coding sequence TTGACTAAACCTGTCACACTTAAAGAAATTGCTCAAAAAACTGGGCTTTCTGTTGCTACCGTAGGACGTGTTTTTGCATCTCCTGAAAAAGTAAAAAAAAGTACAATCGACGCCGTTACTTTGATTTCAGAACAGTTAAATTACCGCCCCAACTTAGCTGGAAAATCTTTAAGAACAGGTAAAAGCTACGAAATTGCGATGATGCTACCTTTCGATAGAAAAGATTCCGCATCGGCGATGGGGGCTGGTCAATACAATTTAATTTCAAGCTTTATGAGTAACCTTTCCAATAGTGGTTATTCGCTAAAACTGCTTCCATACACAAATAAGCATGAAGCCAAACAACTGTTTGATGATTACCTAAGAAACAACACACCCGATGCATTCGTTGTTACTCAATTAGAACCGCTTGATGAACGTGTCAATCGATTAGAACAATTGAACATACCCTTCATAACATTTGGTAAAAGCAACACGGAACGCCCTCATAATTACTTTGATTATGATAACTTTTTGTTTGCATACCAAGCGACTAGAAATGCGTTAGATAACGGTGCTAAAAAAGTCATCTTATTAACGCTCAATGACAACTATATTCACTATCTATTGCAAATTTCTGGATATGAAGACGCTCTAAAAACCTATGATAGTGAAGTAGAAAGTTGTATTGTTCGCGTAGACGCTAATGATGATAGTTCCACGTTAGCAAATATTGAGGTTGTTTTGGATAGCGCTGACACCGTTATCACGGTATCTCCACACTTAGTCTATTTGACGAAAAAAGCAGCAAAAAATAAGGGTATTGTTATCGGAAGGAATTTGAGTATCGTATGCTCATCAGCTTCACCTAGTCTATTACAGATGCTCGAAATACCTATCACATGTTACTACCAAGATTTTGCGAAAGCTGGAAGTATTTTATCAGAATCCGCGCTACAACTTTCGAACAACAAAAACAGTGACATCATATCTATATTAGAACCTTACGAAGTCATAGACATACATGGATAG
- a CDS encoding carbohydrate ABC transporter permease produces the protein MFIFGFLYVTLCLVIGFLLAVLIDQKIRFESVFRTAMLYPLAISFIVTGLVWQWILHPEIGLQNIVRGMGFESFTFDWLTRYDKSIYVVVIAAVWHSSGLVMALMLAGLRGIDNDIWKASMIDGIPKLKMYFHIIIPMIKGMVLTSTIILITHVLKSYDLVVALTKGGPGFSSDIPSKFIVDYLFDRANIGFASAAAVNMLLIMFAVLAPFIIVQKLRKGK, from the coding sequence ATGTTTATTTTTGGATTTCTATACGTAACCCTTTGTTTAGTAATAGGCTTTTTGTTAGCGGTTCTAATTGACCAAAAAATTAGATTCGAAAGCGTCTTCAGAACGGCAATGTTATATCCACTTGCTATCTCCTTTATTGTTACCGGGTTGGTTTGGCAATGGATATTACATCCTGAAATTGGATTACAGAATATAGTCCGAGGGATGGGCTTCGAGTCATTTACTTTTGACTGGTTAACACGTTACGACAAATCTATTTATGTTGTAGTCATTGCGGCTGTATGGCATTCCTCCGGTTTAGTTATGGCATTGATGTTGGCTGGATTAAGAGGAATAGACAACGACATCTGGAAGGCTTCCATGATAGATGGAATCCCAAAGCTCAAAATGTACTTTCATATCATTATTCCAATGATAAAAGGGATGGTGCTGACAAGTACCATTATCCTAATAACTCATGTGCTTAAGTCTTACGATTTGGTGGTGGCATTAACTAAAGGTGGACCGGGTTTTTCTTCAGACATCCCGAGTAAGTTCATTGTTGACTATTTATTTGACAGAGCAAATATCGGGTTTGCCAGTGCGGCAGCCGTCAATATGCTTCTCATTATGTTTGCAGTGTTAGCTCCATTTATCATCGTACAAAAGCTAAGAAAAGGTAAATAA
- the ulaG gene encoding L-ascorbate 6-phosphate lactonase, with the protein MSKVNEITRESWILDTFPEWGTWLNEEIENTEVQPNTFSMWWLGCTGVWLKTEGNTNISMDFWCGVGKKTQKNKFMKNQHQMMRMGGVRELQPNLRTSIFPLDPFAIKEIDAVLASHDHGDHIDVNVAAAVLQNCGDHVKFIGPKACVDLWQSWGVPEERCLVAKVGDEIQVGDALIKVLDSFDRTALVTLPEGTSSLDKDILDGMDDRAVNYLIETTGGSMYHSGDSHYSNYYAKHGNDHKIDVALLSYGENPRGVTDKMTSSDILRAGESLDCEVVIPFHHDIWANFQNDPKEIEVLWNMKKDRLQYGFAPFFWQVGGKYTYPTDKGRMHYQHFRGFRDIYTDEPELPYKAFL; encoded by the coding sequence ATGAGCAAAGTAAACGAAATCACTCGCGAATCTTGGATTTTAGACACATTTCCAGAATGGGGCACTTGGTTAAACGAAGAAATTGAAAATACAGAAGTGCAACCAAACACGTTTTCTATGTGGTGGTTGGGCTGTACAGGTGTGTGGCTTAAAACGGAAGGTAACACAAATATTTCGATGGACTTTTGGTGTGGTGTTGGTAAAAAAACACAAAAAAATAAATTCATGAAGAATCAGCACCAGATGATGCGTATGGGGGGTGTTCGTGAACTACAGCCTAATCTTCGTACTTCTATTTTCCCACTCGACCCATTTGCAATTAAAGAAATTGATGCAGTATTGGCATCACACGATCATGGCGATCATATTGATGTTAACGTTGCTGCTGCTGTGCTTCAAAATTGCGGTGATCACGTTAAATTTATTGGACCAAAAGCGTGTGTCGATCTTTGGCAAAGCTGGGGAGTGCCAGAAGAGCGTTGTTTAGTTGCTAAAGTTGGTGACGAAATTCAAGTCGGTGACGCATTAATCAAGGTACTTGATTCGTTTGACCGTACAGCATTAGTAACATTACCTGAAGGTACTTCATCTTTAGATAAAGATATCCTTGACGGAATGGATGATCGAGCAGTCAACTACTTAATCGAAACTACTGGTGGTTCTATGTACCACTCTGGTGATTCACATTATTCAAATTACTATGCTAAGCACGGTAACGATCACAAAATCGACGTTGCGCTGCTTTCATATGGTGAAAACCCACGTGGTGTTACGGACAAGATGACTTCTTCCGATATTCTTCGCGCTGGTGAGTCACTTGATTGTGAAGTTGTTATCCCTTTCCATCATGATATTTGGGCTAACTTCCAAAATGATCCAAAAGAGATAGAAGTCTTATGGAACATGAAAAAAGATAGACTTCAATACGGTTTTGCTCCGTTCTTCTGGCAGGTAGGTGGCAAGTATACTTACCCTACAGACAAAGGCCGTATGCACTATCAACATTTCCGCGGATTCCGTGACATCTATACCGACGAACCAGAGCTACCTTACAAAGCATTCTTGTAA